The following are from one region of the Candidatus Binatia bacterium genome:
- a CDS encoding alkaline phosphatase family protein, whose product MLLVVGWDGAGWNLVRRFVGEGRMPTTARLLAGGACTWNVRSTTPPVTFPAWTSFLTGANPDHHGITDFTIPRPGAYAVRFVNATHRRLPTFVASMADAGLRIGMYGMPATFPPEARGVFEICGFDTPLGSSASVRATHPESFGREIRERHGRLGIEGIPQGRIDATWHRRAALRLVDDVRLRSRIAEELMREHALDVFVVHFMEPDTVAHHFWQFDDEASPRHREGPRGVIADVYAALDEGLARLLAAAGNDADVLLLSDHGSAGGSDRVLLWNRWLADHGYLRFTGSGAAAQGLKRRALASIPSSWQARAFAAAGGLADRVESGSRFAGIDWDHTSVYSDEVAYFPSLRINLQGREPRGIVSPAVREELLARLTQDLLEMKDPFDDGCVVLSAARREALFDGPFAARLPDLVLELRKPGGYAYAAASSRAGREKTWIRRLGDDEQVGAKGSAPGGVHDQYGIALLAGPHARPHGVAACDDGDTCGLADLGVTALALAGLPATASMQGRCLVELPARGIAASVATPRTEPESDYAADEEREVESRLRALGYLP is encoded by the coding sequence ATGCTGCTGGTCGTCGGCTGGGACGGCGCAGGATGGAACCTGGTTCGTCGCTTCGTCGGCGAAGGCCGAATGCCGACGACGGCCCGGCTCCTGGCCGGCGGCGCCTGCACGTGGAACGTCCGCTCGACCACGCCGCCGGTGACGTTTCCCGCGTGGACGAGCTTCCTTACCGGCGCGAATCCCGACCACCACGGCATCACCGATTTCACGATTCCACGCCCGGGCGCTTACGCGGTGCGTTTCGTCAACGCGACGCACCGGCGGCTGCCGACCTTCGTGGCGTCGATGGCCGACGCGGGCCTGCGCATCGGGATGTACGGAATGCCGGCGACGTTCCCGCCCGAAGCGCGCGGCGTGTTCGAGATCTGCGGCTTCGATACTCCGCTCGGATCGTCCGCATCCGTGCGCGCGACGCATCCGGAGTCGTTCGGCCGGGAAATTCGCGAGCGCCACGGCCGGCTCGGCATCGAGGGAATCCCGCAGGGCCGGATCGATGCGACGTGGCATCGGCGTGCGGCGCTCCGGCTCGTGGACGACGTGCGCCTGCGTTCGCGCATCGCCGAAGAGCTGATGCGTGAGCACGCGCTCGACGTCTTCGTCGTGCACTTCATGGAGCCGGACACGGTTGCCCACCATTTCTGGCAATTCGACGACGAGGCGTCGCCGCGTCATCGCGAAGGACCCCGCGGCGTCATTGCCGACGTCTACGCCGCCCTTGACGAAGGCCTTGCCCGGTTGCTCGCTGCTGCCGGTAACGACGCCGACGTGCTGCTTCTTTCGGACCATGGCAGTGCCGGCGGCTCCGATCGGGTGCTGCTGTGGAACCGCTGGCTCGCCGACCACGGATACCTGCGGTTCACGGGTTCCGGCGCCGCCGCGCAGGGCCTCAAACGGCGCGCCTTGGCGTCGATCCCTTCGTCATGGCAGGCGCGGGCATTCGCGGCTGCCGGGGGCCTGGCCGACCGCGTGGAATCGGGCTCGCGCTTTGCCGGCATCGACTGGGACCACACGTCCGTGTACAGCGACGAAGTCGCGTACTTTCCGTCGCTGCGAATCAACCTGCAGGGACGCGAGCCGCGCGGCATCGTTTCGCCGGCCGTACGCGAGGAGCTGCTCGCGCGGCTCACGCAAGATCTGCTCGAGATGAAAGATCCGTTCGACGACGGCTGCGTCGTGCTCTCGGCGGCGCGCCGCGAAGCCCTGTTCGACGGCCCTTTTGCCGCGCGTCTTCCCGATCTCGTGCTCGAGCTGAGGAAACCCGGCGGCTACGCTTATGCTGCCGCATCGAGCCGCGCCGGGCGCGAGAAGACGTGGATCCGCCGCCTCGGCGACGACGAGCAGGTCGGCGCGAAAGGCTCGGCGCCTGGCGGCGTGCACGACCAGTACGGCATTGCGCTGCTTGCCGGACCTCACGCGCGGCCGCACGGCGTCGCCGCTTGCGACGACGGTGACACCTGCGGGCTCGCAGATCTCGGAGTCACGGCGCTCGCGCTCGCCGGCCTCCCGGCCACCGCATCGATGCAGGGCCGCTGCCTCGTGGAGCTGCCGGCTCGCGGCATCGCAGCTTCGGTTGCGACACCGCGCACCGAGCCCGAGAGCGACTACGCAGCGGATGAAGAACGCGAAGTCGAAAGCCGCCTGAGGGCGCTCGGATACCTGCCGTGA
- a CDS encoding glycosyltransferase translates to MPPSRRIALVIGQLTYGGAEGQLFELARGLAAFAEPFVYCLSESAEPYGTRIREAGVPLRVLPSRGSFDLGRVRALRRALREDRIELVHSFLFLASSYAYLATRGMRGVPLVTSARNCKPEPSRVRWLVMRAAFRSSARVICNSREMARYAAEYYGAPRSRTVVVWNGVDTTRFTAARRPHAGLRIGTVGRIETQKNLDVFLDAAARVLAERPDASFEIVGDGSLREHYQAEVERRGLAASVRLPGVRSDIPEFFAGLDQFWLTSDWEGTPNVVLEAMAAALPVVATRVGGTPEVIDDRHTGRLVEAGDAEAVAAAALELAADAGAARRMGAGAARAASESFSIRAMVDATATVYEAALA, encoded by the coding sequence GTGCCGCCGTCGCGGCGCATCGCGCTCGTGATCGGGCAGCTCACCTACGGCGGTGCCGAGGGTCAGCTGTTCGAGCTCGCGCGCGGTCTTGCCGCCTTTGCCGAGCCGTTCGTCTATTGCCTGTCGGAGAGCGCGGAGCCTTATGGCACGCGCATCCGCGAGGCTGGCGTTCCTCTTCGCGTGCTGCCGTCGCGCGGCAGCTTCGATCTCGGACGCGTGCGGGCTCTGCGACGCGCGCTTCGCGAAGACCGCATCGAGCTGGTGCATTCGTTCCTGTTCCTCGCCAGCAGCTATGCGTACCTGGCGACCCGGGGCATGCGCGGAGTGCCGCTGGTGACTTCCGCGAGAAACTGCAAACCGGAGCCGAGCCGCGTGCGATGGCTCGTGATGCGCGCTGCCTTCCGGTCGTCGGCGCGCGTGATCTGCAATTCGCGCGAGATGGCGCGCTATGCCGCCGAGTACTACGGGGCCCCGCGCTCGCGTACCGTCGTCGTCTGGAACGGCGTCGACACGACGCGGTTCACCGCTGCGCGCCGGCCCCATGCGGGGCTGAGGATCGGAACCGTCGGTCGCATCGAGACACAGAAGAACCTCGACGTTTTCCTCGACGCGGCCGCGCGGGTGCTGGCCGAAAGACCGGATGCGAGCTTCGAGATCGTCGGCGACGGCTCGCTGCGCGAGCACTACCAGGCCGAGGTCGAGCGGCGCGGCCTGGCCGCCAGCGTCCGCCTCCCGGGCGTGCGCAGCGACATTCCGGAGTTTTTCGCGGGCCTCGACCAGTTCTGGCTCACGTCGGACTGGGAAGGCACTCCCAACGTCGTGCTCGAGGCGATGGCCGCGGCGCTGCCCGTCGTCGCGACCAGGGTCGGCGGCACTCCCGAAGTGATCGACGACCGACACACGGGCCGCCTCGTCGAGGCCGGCGATGCCGAGGCGGTGGCGGCCGCGGCCCTCGAGCTGGCAGCGGATGCGGGCGCGGCAAGGCGCATGGGCGCGGGCGCGGCGCGCGCGGCCTCGGAGAGTTTTTCGATCCGCGCGATGGTCGATGCGACCGCGACGGTCTACGAGGCGGCGCTGGCATGA
- a CDS encoding nucleotide sugar dehydrogenase, whose amino-acid sequence MTSDLEKKIADGRAHAGVVGLGYVGLPLAVELAASGLKVTGLDVSQPKVDAIRAGRSYILDVASGRVSDLVARKLLDATTDFAAVADLDTINICVPTPLRKTREPDLSYVIGAIDSLIPHMRPGQLLILESTTYPGTTDEIVLPRLRAAGLEPGRDVEVAFSPERTDPGNKLFDTRRIPKVVGGCTPVASSAAKALYGRCIDRVVMVSSPRVAEMVKLLENTFRSVNIALANEMAMMCDHLGIDVWEVIDAAATKPFGFMPFYPGPGLGGHCIPVDPLYLTWKARAEGFEPRFIELAGQINAAKPEFVASKIMDALNDREKSLKGSRILALGVAYKRDVDDVRESPALDVMALLIDKGAEIAFSDPFVSEVEVRGRKLRSVAPDPERIAAADAVVLLTDHTAFDRPKIAAAARLLIDTRNAFRGIDGDHILRV is encoded by the coding sequence ATGACGAGCGACCTGGAAAAGAAAATCGCCGACGGACGGGCCCATGCAGGAGTCGTGGGACTCGGCTACGTCGGCCTGCCGCTGGCAGTCGAGCTGGCGGCCTCCGGCCTCAAGGTGACGGGGCTGGACGTGTCGCAGCCGAAAGTGGACGCGATCCGCGCCGGCCGCTCGTACATTCTCGACGTGGCCTCCGGGCGCGTTTCGGACCTTGTCGCAAGGAAGCTCCTCGATGCGACGACCGATTTCGCCGCGGTCGCGGACCTCGACACCATCAACATCTGCGTGCCGACGCCGCTGCGCAAGACACGCGAGCCCGACCTTTCCTACGTGATCGGCGCGATCGACTCGCTGATTCCGCACATGAGGCCGGGCCAGCTGCTGATCCTCGAGAGCACGACGTACCCCGGCACCACCGACGAGATCGTGCTGCCACGGCTGCGCGCGGCGGGCCTCGAGCCCGGCCGCGACGTCGAGGTCGCGTTCTCACCCGAGCGTACCGACCCCGGCAACAAGCTGTTCGACACGCGCCGCATCCCGAAAGTCGTCGGCGGTTGCACGCCGGTCGCGAGCTCGGCCGCCAAGGCACTGTACGGGCGCTGCATCGACCGCGTCGTCATGGTCAGCTCTCCGCGCGTCGCCGAAATGGTCAAGCTGCTCGAGAACACGTTCCGCAGCGTCAACATCGCGCTGGCCAACGAGATGGCGATGATGTGCGACCACCTCGGCATCGATGTCTGGGAAGTGATCGACGCAGCCGCCACCAAGCCCTTCGGGTTCATGCCGTTCTACCCCGGGCCGGGTCTCGGCGGCCACTGCATCCCCGTCGATCCGCTGTACCTTACGTGGAAAGCCCGGGCCGAAGGCTTCGAGCCGCGATTCATCGAGCTGGCCGGGCAGATCAACGCAGCCAAGCCGGAGTTCGTCGCCTCCAAGATCATGGACGCGCTCAACGACCGGGAGAAATCGCTGAAGGGCTCGCGCATCCTCGCGCTCGGCGTCGCGTACAAGCGCGACGTCGACGACGTGCGCGAGTCGCCGGCCCTCGACGTGATGGCGCTGCTCATCGACAAGGGCGCCGAGATCGCGTTCTCGGACCCGTTCGTCTCCGAGGTCGAGGTGCGCGGCCGCAAGCTGCGCAGCGTCGCGCCCGATCCCGAACGCATCGCGGCAGCCGACGCGGTCGTGCTGCTTACCGACCACACGGCCTTCGATCGTCCGAAAATCGCCGCCGCCGCCCGCCTGCTGATCGACACGCGCAATGCATTCCGTGGCATCGACGGGGACCATATCCTCCGCGTCTGA
- a CDS encoding glycosyltransferase family 2 protein, whose amino-acid sequence MTADEQAPTLSVVIPIFNEEETLEKLYERLSAALAATGESFEVVFVNDGSRDASERILREFHARDPRFKSIHFSRNFGHQTAITCGLDHAHGQAVVAMDGDLQDPPEVLPDLLRLWRQGYEVVYAVRQKRKEGVLKRTAYKAFYWLLRRVSYLDIPLDSGDFSLIDRRVIDILRSMPERNRFVRGLRTWAGFRQIGYEYAREARFAGQSKYSLAQLMKLAFDGLVSYSYVPLRLVSNVGFLVSMTALAYMAYLLIARLFGGTPIQGWTSTVVILLFLGGIQLLSLGVIGEYVGRIFEEVKRRPHYVVREKVGLASGSERAEALR is encoded by the coding sequence GTGACGGCCGACGAGCAGGCGCCGACGCTGTCGGTCGTCATCCCGATCTTCAACGAGGAAGAAACTCTCGAGAAGCTCTACGAGAGGCTGTCGGCCGCGCTTGCGGCCACCGGCGAGAGCTTCGAAGTCGTCTTCGTCAACGACGGCAGCCGCGACGCCTCGGAAAGGATTCTTCGCGAATTCCACGCGCGCGATCCCCGCTTCAAGTCGATCCACTTCTCGCGCAACTTCGGTCACCAGACCGCGATCACCTGCGGGCTCGACCATGCGCACGGGCAGGCCGTGGTCGCGATGGACGGCGACCTTCAGGATCCGCCCGAAGTGCTTCCCGATCTCCTCCGGCTCTGGCGCCAGGGTTACGAAGTGGTCTACGCGGTGCGCCAGAAGCGCAAGGAAGGCGTTCTCAAGCGCACCGCGTACAAGGCGTTCTACTGGCTGCTGCGCCGCGTGTCCTATCTCGACATTCCGCTGGACTCGGGCGACTTCTCGCTGATCGACCGGCGCGTGATCGACATCCTGCGCTCGATGCCCGAGCGCAACCGTTTCGTGCGGGGTCTGCGCACCTGGGCGGGATTCCGCCAGATCGGCTACGAGTATGCTCGCGAAGCGCGTTTTGCGGGGCAGTCCAAGTACAGCCTGGCGCAGCTGATGAAGCTCGCGTTCGACGGCCTCGTCTCTTACTCGTACGTACCGCTTCGCCTCGTCAGTAATGTCGGATTTCTCGTGTCGATGACGGCGCTCGCGTACATGGCCTACCTGCTGATCGCACGCCTGTTCGGCGGCACGCCGATCCAGGGCTGGACCTCCACGGTCGTGATCCTGCTGTTCCTCGGCGGCATCCAGCTTCTGTCTCTCGGTGTGATCGGCGAATACGTCGGACGCATCTTCGAGGAGGTCAAAAGGCGGCCGCACTACGTCGTACGCGAGAAAGTGGGCCTCGCGAGCGGCTCGGAACGCGCGGAGGCGCTGCGTTGA
- a CDS encoding sulfatase, protein MRWVAKIVASALGGFVGAALVGLIEAAVIATTEGGDEFGVFRFGVLSYGVIGSAVGGGLGLGFCIVPALARDARAAAATGAGVVAALLGLAVARFRIVRDVFAESLPVASSKGLLVHAGLLVAAVVVLWLLRRIVLALSKPGGTGIFATVALAAVLVGAGSAATAGLDMLHKAPVAPTQPGTATGPSVILIIADTLRADHLGTYGSTTTKTPGIDRLAKDSVVFENAFSNSTWTRPSISTILTSLYPSSHKVMLKTDSLPDGVTTLAEVMKGAGYRTVGYVTNINVAPAFNFEQGFQEYYYLSPDFFFGATDSGSKLAFYSGMRLIRERFISKAKYVQNYYQDAQTVNGAALPWLDHNADGPFFALIHYMDPHDPYFELPYDGIAVARVDTPDPDPSQRDRLEKLYSGEVEYLDRFIANLVDALQASKHYDDTVIALVADHGEEFYEHKGWWHGTTLYDELSHVPVIMKLPKSAKAGTRVKPWAELLDIAPTLVGAAGVTAPDAWQGRDLFSDKPAPAALFQEEDHEGNVLHSIRKDKWKLITANEGNPRGLAPVELYDMQADPHEMKNVAAANAEVVDGLRADLETLKANAGSKAVTGAGGAGVDAATQEKLRSLGYASGK, encoded by the coding sequence ATGCGCTGGGTAGCAAAGATCGTCGCTTCGGCTCTCGGCGGTTTCGTCGGCGCGGCGCTGGTAGGTCTCATCGAGGCCGCCGTGATCGCAACGACCGAAGGCGGCGACGAGTTCGGCGTGTTCCGCTTCGGTGTGCTCTCGTACGGAGTGATCGGCTCTGCGGTCGGCGGCGGGCTGGGCTTGGGCTTCTGCATCGTGCCGGCACTGGCCCGCGATGCGCGCGCCGCGGCGGCGACGGGGGCCGGCGTGGTGGCCGCGCTGCTCGGCCTGGCCGTTGCGCGTTTCCGAATCGTCCGCGACGTGTTTGCCGAAAGCCTGCCGGTCGCCTCGTCCAAAGGGCTTCTCGTGCACGCGGGGCTTCTCGTTGCTGCCGTCGTCGTGCTGTGGCTGCTGCGACGAATCGTGCTCGCACTGTCCAAGCCCGGCGGCACCGGTATCTTTGCGACCGTCGCGCTCGCGGCAGTGCTGGTCGGTGCCGGATCCGCGGCCACGGCGGGGCTCGACATGCTCCACAAGGCGCCCGTGGCGCCGACCCAGCCCGGTACGGCGACAGGACCGAGCGTCATCCTGATCATCGCCGACACGCTGAGGGCCGATCACCTCGGCACCTACGGATCGACGACGACGAAGACGCCGGGCATCGACCGGCTGGCCAAGGACAGCGTCGTCTTCGAGAACGCCTTCTCGAACTCGACGTGGACGCGGCCGTCGATCTCGACGATCCTCACTTCACTGTACCCGTCCTCGCACAAGGTCATGCTGAAGACCGACTCTCTGCCCGACGGCGTCACGACGCTGGCGGAAGTGATGAAAGGTGCCGGCTACCGCACCGTCGGGTACGTGACGAACATCAACGTCGCGCCGGCGTTCAACTTCGAGCAGGGCTTCCAGGAATACTACTACCTGTCGCCGGACTTCTTCTTCGGCGCCACCGACTCGGGCTCCAAGCTGGCGTTCTACAGCGGGATGCGCCTCATCCGTGAGCGCTTCATCTCGAAGGCAAAGTACGTCCAGAACTATTACCAGGACGCGCAGACCGTCAACGGCGCGGCGCTCCCGTGGCTCGACCACAACGCCGACGGGCCGTTCTTCGCGCTGATCCACTACATGGATCCCCACGACCCGTACTTCGAGCTCCCGTACGACGGCATTGCCGTTGCGCGCGTCGACACGCCGGACCCCGATCCTTCGCAGCGCGACCGCCTCGAGAAGCTCTACTCGGGAGAAGTCGAATACCTCGACCGTTTCATCGCGAACCTCGTGGACGCGCTGCAGGCATCGAAGCACTACGACGACACCGTGATCGCGCTCGTGGCCGACCACGGCGAGGAGTTCTACGAGCACAAGGGCTGGTGGCACGGCACGACGCTGTACGATGAGCTGTCGCACGTGCCGGTGATCATGAAGCTGCCGAAGAGCGCCAAGGCCGGCACGAGGGTGAAACCCTGGGCCGAGCTTCTCGATATCGCGCCGACCCTTGTCGGAGCAGCCGGCGTCACTGCGCCCGATGCGTGGCAGGGGCGCGACCTGTTCTCCGACAAGCCCGCGCCGGCGGCCCTCTTCCAGGAAGAGGACCACGAGGGCAACGTCCTGCACTCGATCCGCAAGGACAAGTGGAAGCTCATCACGGCCAACGAAGGCAATCCCCGCGGACTGGCACCGGTGGAGCTCTACGACATGCAGGCCGATCCCCACGAGATGAAGAACGTCGCGGCGGCCAATGCCGAGGTGGTCGACGGTTTGCGCGCAGACCTGGAAACGCTGAAGGCGAACGCCGGCTCCAAGGCGGTAACTGGTGCGGGAGGTGCAGGTGTGGATGCTGCCACGCAGGAGAAGCTGCGCTCGCTCGGGTACGCGAGCGGCAAGTAG
- a CDS encoding glycosyltransferase family 4 protein has product MTVASAAAARRTPSRSLRRIALVAACPFPSPQGSQVFVGQMARHLATAGHEVHLLTYGQGSGLAPDGVVHHRIARLPGDDSSRSGPNLAKPFLDVLLAQRLARIVRERRIDVVHAHNYEAAVAALAARMISGAPVVYHSHNLMGDELETYFAGGVLRRFAAGIGRMLDAQVPPRADRTIALCDWSARALVAAGCQAEKITVIAPAVEDDGALPDGATARRALGIGDGDFVVGYVGNLDTYQNLELLVAAMSRLIGNAAARGAGGRPRLLVVTHGGGAPLRPLLAAAGLEAGLEAGLKAGLKEGQAAIVVEDADFEQVRRAMAASDVLALPRRLGSGYPVKLLNYMSAAKAVVSAGCGSKVLTDGVDAVVVEDDDAQAFAAALVALREDPRRRKALGEAARRRFLAGMTWQAVLPRIEAVYDGLREAGGRSGETESQ; this is encoded by the coding sequence GTGACGGTCGCGTCCGCTGCTGCGGCCCGCCGCACTCCTTCGCGCAGCCTGCGCAGAATCGCGCTGGTCGCGGCCTGTCCGTTTCCGTCTCCGCAAGGCTCCCAGGTGTTCGTCGGACAGATGGCGCGTCACCTGGCGACGGCCGGACACGAAGTTCACCTGCTGACGTACGGGCAGGGAAGCGGCCTGGCGCCCGACGGCGTCGTTCATCACCGCATCGCGCGTCTTCCCGGCGACGATTCGTCGCGCTCCGGTCCGAACCTGGCCAAGCCGTTCCTCGACGTCCTTCTCGCGCAGCGACTGGCGCGCATCGTGCGCGAGCGCCGCATCGACGTCGTCCACGCGCACAACTACGAAGCCGCCGTCGCCGCGCTCGCCGCGAGAATGATCTCGGGCGCGCCGGTCGTCTACCACAGCCACAACCTGATGGGCGACGAGCTGGAGACGTATTTCGCCGGCGGCGTACTTCGTCGTTTCGCCGCCGGGATCGGTCGAATGCTCGACGCGCAAGTGCCGCCGCGCGCCGATCGCACCATCGCGCTTTGCGACTGGAGCGCCCGCGCGCTGGTCGCGGCGGGATGCCAAGCCGAAAAAATCACCGTCATCGCTCCGGCAGTCGAGGACGACGGGGCCTTGCCCGACGGCGCCACCGCTCGCCGGGCGCTCGGGATCGGCGACGGGGATTTCGTCGTCGGGTATGTCGGGAACCTCGATACGTACCAGAACCTGGAGCTGCTCGTGGCAGCCATGTCCCGGCTCATCGGCAACGCAGCGGCCCGCGGCGCCGGCGGCCGGCCGCGCCTGCTCGTCGTGACGCATGGCGGCGGCGCGCCGCTGCGTCCTCTGCTGGCCGCAGCAGGCCTCGAGGCAGGTCTCGAGGCAGGTCTCAAGGCAGGTCTCAAGGAGGGACAAGCAGCCATCGTCGTCGAGGACGCCGACTTCGAGCAGGTCCGCCGCGCGATGGCAGCAAGTGACGTGCTGGCGCTACCGCGGCGGCTCGGTTCCGGCTATCCTGTCAAGCTCCTGAATTACATGAGCGCGGCCAAGGCGGTCGTCTCGGCGGGCTGCGGATCCAAGGTGCTCACGGACGGGGTCGATGCCGTCGTCGTCGAAGACGACGATGCGCAGGCTTTCGCGGCGGCGCTCGTAGCGCTTCGGGAAGACCCGCGACGGCGAAAGGCGCTTGGAGAAGCGGCGCGGCGGCGCTTTCTCGCAGGAATGACGTGGCAGGCCGTGCTGCCGCGGATCGAGGCGGTGTACGACGGCTTGCGGGAGGCCGGCGGCCGCAGCGGCGAAACGGAATCGCAGTGA
- a CDS encoding sulfatase: protein MKRRLADLAVAAFLLGTVQAVVETGVLAWLNRSLLLAPYRFFPTHQYDAFAKLYFLAADRLPLPLMLQDFVGQGLLAKLALAPQLVAINAAAGLAVALLLAPVAGLLGVGKAGAKDSARRALTVVVATCLVVHLAVWAAEFQAPQYVTAFKLVRAIARDLMEGGAGLAIGVLFVSAAATRLALATRITRTAVAAAAVVLVSANLLSGTDVASASRNAAATTAPPSPASRYNVILISVDSLRADHLGVYGYKRATSPAMDAIAREGVVFRHHSSTTSWTLPAHMSLLTGRSLLGHGVVSDDRSLPASIGTVAEAFQKAGYQTHAIVSAPYLGSRYGFAKGFEDYDDRTIHFETNEESYHSVTAPKLLAATDEFLEQKRDRPFFLFLHFWDVHYDYAPGPPYETMFDPDYKGTMTGTNYYFDPAIHAGMDQRDLDHLVALYDGEIRLVDDHIARLRSELATLGVAGRTMIAIVGDHGDEFFEHGNKGHHRTLYEEVLHTPFLLDVPGVEPARRDVEQEVSIIDVGPTLMALAGVAAPSGPQAMEGRDFSGLYTGAAVPGPAPVHAELYRTGIRTVEVAELDSRRKVIHQFQRRRLETFDLDADAGEQRSLAPTSASAVPMVGSLRDWLDGGWHHFDRQLRTEGVSKVVLDAKTAEQLKSLGYLN, encoded by the coding sequence TTGAAGAGGCGCCTTGCCGACCTTGCGGTTGCGGCCTTCCTGCTCGGTACGGTGCAGGCCGTGGTCGAGACAGGCGTGCTGGCGTGGCTCAACCGGAGTCTGCTGCTGGCTCCCTACCGTTTCTTTCCGACGCACCAGTACGACGCATTCGCCAAGCTGTATTTCCTCGCTGCCGATCGCTTGCCGCTTCCGCTCATGCTGCAGGACTTCGTCGGCCAGGGACTCCTTGCCAAGCTCGCGCTCGCGCCCCAGCTCGTCGCGATCAACGCCGCGGCGGGCCTCGCGGTCGCGTTGCTGCTCGCACCCGTGGCGGGACTTCTCGGAGTCGGCAAGGCGGGCGCGAAGGACAGTGCTCGTCGCGCGCTCACCGTCGTCGTCGCGACGTGCCTCGTCGTGCACCTCGCGGTCTGGGCGGCCGAGTTCCAGGCTCCGCAATACGTCACGGCGTTCAAGCTGGTGCGCGCGATCGCGCGCGACCTGATGGAAGGAGGCGCGGGGCTCGCGATCGGTGTGCTCTTCGTCTCCGCGGCGGCGACACGGCTGGCGTTGGCCACCCGCATCACGAGGACGGCTGTGGCCGCTGCCGCCGTCGTGCTGGTGTCCGCGAACCTGCTGTCAGGCACCGACGTCGCGTCGGCGTCGCGAAATGCCGCCGCGACAACCGCACCGCCGTCCCCGGCCTCGCGCTACAACGTCATCCTGATCTCCGTCGACAGCCTGAGAGCCGACCATCTCGGCGTCTACGGCTACAAGCGCGCGACATCGCCGGCGATGGACGCGATCGCACGCGAAGGCGTGGTGTTTCGCCACCATTCGAGCACGACGTCGTGGACGCTTCCGGCCCACATGTCGCTGCTGACCGGCCGCTCCCTGCTCGGCCACGGCGTCGTCTCCGACGACCGCAGCCTTCCCGCCAGCATCGGCACCGTGGCCGAAGCGTTCCAGAAGGCAGGTTACCAGACGCACGCGATCGTCTCGGCGCCTTACCTCGGCTCCCGCTACGGTTTCGCAAAAGGCTTCGAGGACTACGACGACAGGACGATCCATTTCGAGACGAACGAGGAATCCTACCACAGCGTCACCGCGCCCAAGCTGCTCGCCGCGACGGATGAATTCCTCGAGCAGAAGCGCGACAGGCCGTTCTTCCTGTTTCTGCATTTCTGGGACGTCCACTACGACTACGCGCCGGGGCCGCCGTACGAGACGATGTTCGACCCTGACTACAAAGGCACGATGACGGGGACGAACTACTACTTCGACCCGGCCATCCACGCAGGCATGGACCAGCGCGACCTCGACCACCTCGTCGCACTGTACGACGGCGAGATCCGGCTGGTCGACGACCACATCGCAAGGCTTCGCAGCGAGCTGGCAACGCTCGGGGTCGCCGGACGCACGATGATCGCGATCGTCGGCGACCACGGCGACGAGTTCTTCGAGCACGGCAACAAGGGCCACCACCGCACGCTCTACGAGGAAGTGCTGCACACGCCGTTCCTGCTCGACGTGCCGGGCGTCGAGCCGGCGCGGCGCGACGTGGAACAGGAAGTCAGCATCATCGACGTGGGGCCGACGCTGATGGCGCTGGCCGGTGTCGCTGCGCCGTCGGGACCGCAAGCTATGGAGGGCAGGGATTTTTCCGGCCTTTACACCGGCGCAGCCGTTCCCGGACCGGCCCCCGTGCACGCCGAGCTTTACCGGACCGGCATTCGGACGGTCGAGGTGGCCGAGCTCGATTCGCGCCGCAAAGTGATCCACCAGTTCCAGCGCCGGCGGCTGGAGACGTTCGACCTCGACGCCGATGCCGGCGAGCAGCGGTCGCTGGCGCCCACCTCGGCGAGCGCCGTGCCGATGGTCGGCAGCCTTCGCGACTGGCTCGACGGCGGCTGGCATCATTTCGACCGCCAGCTGCGCACCGAGGGCGTGAGCAAGGTCGTCCTCGACGCCAAAACCGCAGAGCAGCTCAAGTCGCTCGGCTATCTCAACTGA